A window from Streptomyces subrutilus encodes these proteins:
- a CDS encoding glycoside hydrolase family 18 chitinase: protein MSTASPPRTRRTRFFTRVAAIVAALAVPVTGLVVLAGPAQAATSATATFTKASDWGSGFEGKWTVKNTGTTTLTSWTVEWDYPAGTSVTSAWDATVTGSGTHWTGKNLGWNGTLSPGASISFGFNGAGTGAPSGCKINGAACDGTTQPGDNAPSAPGTPTASNVTETSLTLAWSAATDDKGIKNYDVYRGGTKIATVTGTTYADTGLTKGTAYGYSVIARDTADQTGPTSGTLSVTTPGGGGGNPDPGAKVKLGYFTNWGVYQRNYHVKNLVTSGTAAKITHINYAFGNVQGGKCTIGDSYADYDKAYTADQSVDGKADTWDQPLRGNFNQLRKLKAQYPNIKILWSFGGWTWSGGFGQAAANPAAFAQSCYDLVEDPRWADVFDGIDLDWEYPNACGLTCDTSGAASLKNLMQAVRGKFGSNNLVTAAISADGANGGKLDAADYGGAAQYVDFYNVMTYDFFGAWAAQGPTAPHSPLTAYPGIPQDGFNSEAAITKLKGKGIPGSKLNLGIGFYGRGWTGVTQATPGGTATGPAPGTYEPGIEDYKVLKASCPSTGTIAGTAYAKCGSNWWSYDTPATVVSKMAWAKSQGLKGAFFWEFSGDTTNGELANAIHTGLQ, encoded by the coding sequence TTGAGCACAGCATCTCCACCCCGCACCAGGCGCACCAGGTTCTTCACCCGGGTCGCGGCGATCGTGGCCGCGCTCGCCGTGCCCGTCACCGGGCTCGTCGTCCTGGCCGGCCCCGCGCAGGCCGCCACGTCCGCGACCGCGACGTTCACCAAGGCATCCGACTGGGGCTCCGGCTTCGAGGGCAAGTGGACGGTGAAGAACACCGGCACCACCACCCTCACCAGCTGGACCGTGGAGTGGGACTACCCGGCCGGCACCTCCGTGACCTCCGCCTGGGACGCCACCGTCACCGGCTCGGGCACGCACTGGACGGGCAAGAACCTCGGCTGGAACGGCACCCTCTCCCCCGGTGCCAGCATCAGCTTCGGCTTCAACGGAGCCGGCACCGGCGCCCCCTCGGGCTGCAAGATCAACGGCGCCGCCTGTGACGGCACCACCCAGCCCGGCGACAACGCACCTTCCGCGCCCGGCACCCCCACCGCCTCCAACGTCACCGAGACCTCGCTGACCCTCGCCTGGTCCGCGGCCACCGACGACAAGGGCATCAAGAACTACGACGTGTACCGCGGCGGCACCAAGATCGCCACGGTCACCGGCACCACGTACGCCGACACCGGCCTGACCAAGGGCACGGCGTACGGCTACTCGGTGATCGCCCGCGACACCGCCGACCAGACCGGCCCGACCTCCGGCACCCTGTCGGTCACCACCCCCGGCGGCGGTGGCGGCAACCCGGACCCGGGCGCCAAGGTCAAGCTCGGCTACTTCACCAACTGGGGCGTCTACCAGCGCAACTACCACGTGAAGAACCTGGTCACCTCGGGCACCGCCGCGAAGATCACCCACATCAACTACGCCTTCGGCAACGTCCAGGGCGGCAAGTGCACCATCGGTGACTCCTACGCGGACTACGACAAGGCCTACACCGCCGACCAGAGCGTCGACGGCAAGGCCGACACCTGGGACCAGCCGCTGCGCGGCAACTTCAACCAGCTGCGCAAGCTGAAGGCCCAGTACCCGAACATCAAGATCCTGTGGTCCTTCGGCGGCTGGACCTGGTCCGGCGGCTTCGGCCAGGCCGCCGCCAACCCGGCCGCCTTCGCCCAGTCCTGCTACGACCTGGTGGAGGACCCGCGCTGGGCCGACGTCTTCGACGGCATCGACCTGGACTGGGAGTACCCGAACGCCTGCGGCCTGACCTGCGACACCAGCGGCGCGGCCTCCCTGAAGAACCTCATGCAGGCCGTCCGCGGCAAGTTCGGCTCGAACAACCTGGTCACGGCGGCCATCTCGGCCGACGGCGCCAACGGCGGCAAGCTGGACGCGGCCGACTACGGCGGCGCGGCCCAGTACGTCGACTTCTACAACGTGATGACCTACGACTTCTTCGGCGCCTGGGCGGCGCAGGGCCCGACGGCCCCGCACTCCCCGCTCACCGCCTACCCCGGCATCCCCCAGGACGGCTTCAACTCCGAGGCCGCCATCACCAAGCTCAAGGGCAAGGGCATCCCCGGCTCCAAGCTGAACCTCGGCATCGGCTTCTACGGCCGCGGCTGGACCGGCGTCACCCAGGCGACCCCCGGCGGCACCGCCACCGGACCGGCCCCGGGCACGTACGAGCCCGGCATCGAGGACTACAAGGTGCTCAAGGCCAGCTGCCCGTCCACCGGCACCATCGCCGGCACCGCCTACGCCAAGTGCGGCAGCAACTGGTGGAGCTACGACACCCCGGCCACGGTCGTCTCGAAGATGGCCTGGGCCAAGAGCCAGGGCCTCAAGGGCGCCTTCTTCTGGGAGTTCAGCGGCGACACCACCAACGGTGAGCTCGCCAACGCCATCCACACCGGGCTCCAGTAA
- a CDS encoding DUF2550 domain-containing protein, producing the protein MLLALLVSGLVVALVVIGLFVFGLRRRLIQRSGGTFDCSMRWGVPDEPDSSGKGWVYGVARYSGDRIEWFRVFSYAPRPRRLLERSSIEVVSRRAPDGEEELALLSDAIVLGALHRGTRLELAMSEDALTGFLAWLEAAPPGQRVNVA; encoded by the coding sequence ATGCTCCTCGCTCTGCTTGTGAGCGGCCTGGTCGTAGCCCTGGTGGTGATCGGGCTGTTTGTCTTCGGGCTGCGCCGGAGGCTGATCCAGCGGTCCGGCGGCACCTTCGACTGCAGTATGCGCTGGGGCGTGCCCGACGAGCCCGACAGCTCCGGCAAGGGCTGGGTGTACGGGGTGGCGCGCTACAGCGGTGACCGGATCGAGTGGTTCCGGGTGTTCAGCTACGCGCCTCGGCCGCGCCGGCTGCTGGAGCGTTCCTCCATCGAGGTGGTCTCCCGCCGCGCCCCCGACGGCGAGGAGGAGCTGGCGCTGCTGTCCGACGCGATCGTGCTCGGAGCCCTCCACCGGGGGACGCGCCTGGAGCTGGCGATGAGCGAGGACGCACTGACCGGCTTCCTGGCCTGGCTGGAGGCGGCGCCGCCCGGGCAACGGGTGAACGTGGCCTGA
- a CDS encoding F0F1 ATP synthase subunit epsilon, with product MAAELHVELVAADRNVWSGEATLVVARTTSGDIGVMPGHQPLLGVLESGPVTIRTSEGNTVIAAVHGGFISFADNKLSLLAEIAELADEIDVQRAERALERAKSEADAAAERRADVRLRAVTG from the coding sequence TTGGCTGCTGAGCTGCACGTCGAGCTGGTCGCGGCGGACCGCAATGTCTGGTCCGGCGAGGCCACCCTTGTTGTCGCCCGCACCACGTCCGGCGACATCGGCGTCATGCCCGGTCACCAGCCGCTTCTCGGTGTGCTGGAATCGGGCCCTGTGACCATCCGCACCAGCGAGGGCAACACGGTCATCGCGGCGGTGCACGGCGGTTTCATCTCGTTCGCGGACAACAAGCTGTCCCTGCTGGCCGAGATCGCCGAGCTCGCGGACGAGATCGACGTCCAGCGTGCGGAGCGGGCACTGGAGCGCGCGAAGTCGGAGGCCGACGCGGCCGCCGAGCGTCGCGCTGATGTCCGGCTGCGCGCCGTAACGGGCTGA
- the atpD gene encoding F0F1 ATP synthase subunit beta, giving the protein MTTTVETAAATGRVARVIGPVVDVEFPVDAMPEIYNALKVQVADPAQDGALKTLTLEVAQHLGDGVVRTISMQPTDGLVRQAPVTDTGEGITVPVGDFTKGKVFNTLGEVLNYPEENANVTERWPIHRKAPRFDELESKTEMFETGVKVIDLLTPYVKGGKIGLFGGAGVGKTVLIQEMIYRVANNHDGVSVFAGVGERTREGNDLIEEMADSGVIDKTALVFGQMDEPPGTRLRVALAGLTMAEYFRDVQKQDVLFFIDNIFRYTQAGSEVSTLLGRMPSAVGYQPNLADEMGLLQERITSTRGHSITSMQAIYVPADDLTDPAPATTFAHLDATTVLSRPISEKGIYPAVDPLDSTSRILDPRYIAADHYATAMRVKGILQKYKDLQDIIAILGIDELGEEDKLVVHRARRVERFLSQNTHVAKQFTGVDGSDVPLEESITAFNAICDGDYDHFPEQAFFLCGGIEDLKANAKELGVS; this is encoded by the coding sequence ATGACGACCACTGTTGAGACGGCCGCCGCCACGGGCCGCGTCGCCCGGGTCATCGGCCCGGTCGTCGACGTGGAGTTCCCCGTCGACGCCATGCCCGAGATCTACAACGCGCTGAAGGTCCAGGTCGCCGACCCGGCCCAGGACGGCGCGCTCAAGACGCTGACCCTGGAAGTCGCCCAGCACCTGGGCGACGGCGTGGTCCGCACCATCTCCATGCAGCCCACCGACGGTCTGGTCCGCCAGGCCCCGGTGACCGACACGGGCGAGGGCATCACCGTCCCGGTCGGCGACTTCACCAAGGGCAAGGTGTTCAACACCCTGGGCGAGGTGCTGAACTACCCGGAGGAGAACGCCAACGTCACCGAGCGCTGGCCGATCCACCGCAAGGCGCCCCGCTTCGACGAGCTCGAGTCGAAGACCGAGATGTTCGAGACCGGCGTCAAGGTCATCGACCTCCTCACCCCGTACGTCAAGGGTGGAAAGATCGGTCTGTTCGGTGGTGCCGGTGTCGGCAAGACCGTTCTGATCCAGGAAATGATCTACCGCGTCGCCAACAACCACGATGGTGTGTCGGTCTTCGCGGGCGTCGGTGAGCGTACCCGTGAGGGCAACGACCTCATCGAGGAGATGGCCGACTCCGGCGTCATCGACAAGACGGCGCTCGTCTTCGGCCAGATGGACGAGCCCCCGGGCACCCGTCTGCGCGTCGCCCTGGCCGGTCTGACCATGGCGGAGTACTTCCGCGATGTGCAGAAGCAGGACGTGCTGTTCTTCATCGACAACATCTTCCGGTACACCCAGGCGGGTTCCGAGGTGTCGACCCTGCTCGGCCGCATGCCCTCCGCGGTGGGTTACCAGCCGAACCTGGCCGACGAGATGGGTCTCCTCCAGGAGCGCATCACCTCGACCCGTGGTCACTCGATCACCTCGATGCAGGCGATCTACGTCCCCGCGGACGACCTGACCGACCCGGCGCCGGCGACCACCTTCGCCCACCTCGACGCGACGACGGTTCTCTCCCGTCCGATCTCCGAGAAGGGCATCTACCCGGCCGTGGACCCGCTGGACTCGACGTCCCGCATCCTCGACCCGCGGTACATCGCGGCGGACCACTACGCCACCGCGATGCGCGTCAAGGGGATCCTGCAGAAGTACAAGGACCTCCAGGACATCATCGCGATCCTCGGTATCGACGAGCTGGGCGAAGAGGACAAGCTGGTCGTCCACCGCGCCCGTCGCGTCGAGCGGTTCCTGTCGCAGAACACCCACGTGGCGAAGCAGTTCACCGGCGTGGACGGTTCGGACGTGCCGCTGGAGGAGTCGATCACCGCGTTCAACGCGATCTGCGACGGTGACTACGACCACTTCCCCGAGCAGGCGTTCTTCCTGTGCGGTGGCATCGAGGACCTGAAGGCGAACGCCAAGGAGCTGGGCGTCTCCTGA
- a CDS encoding F0F1 ATP synthase subunit gamma produces the protein MGAQLRVYKRRIRAVTATKKITKAMEMIAASRIVKAQRKVAASMPYATELTRAVTAVATGSNTKHALTTEVEAPVRAAVLLVTSDRGLAGGYSANAIKQAERLTERLRGEGKEVDTYIVGRKGLAYFGFRERKVADSWTGFTDSPAYADAKRVAGPLIEAIQTETAEGGVDELHIVFTEFVSMMTQNAVDGRMLPLSLDQAAEETGAKGEILPLFEFEPSAEDVLDALLPRYVESRIYNALLQSAASEHAARRRAMKSATDNAGDLIKSLSRLANAARQAEITQEISEIVGGASAMADATAGSDK, from the coding sequence ATGGGAGCGCAGCTCCGGGTCTACAAGCGTCGCATCCGTGCCGTCACGGCGACCAAGAAGATCACCAAGGCGATGGAGATGATCGCCGCCTCGCGCATCGTCAAGGCGCAGCGCAAGGTGGCGGCATCGATGCCGTACGCGACCGAGCTCACCCGTGCGGTGACCGCGGTGGCGACGGGCTCGAACACCAAGCACGCCCTGACCACCGAGGTCGAGGCGCCGGTGCGCGCCGCGGTCCTGCTCGTCACGAGCGACCGCGGTCTGGCCGGCGGCTACTCCGCCAACGCCATCAAGCAGGCGGAGCGGCTCACCGAGCGGCTCCGCGGCGAGGGCAAGGAGGTCGACACGTACATCGTCGGCCGCAAGGGTCTGGCCTACTTCGGCTTCCGCGAGCGCAAGGTCGCGGACTCCTGGACCGGCTTCACCGACAGCCCGGCCTACGCCGACGCCAAGCGCGTCGCGGGGCCGCTGATCGAGGCCATCCAGACGGAGACGGCCGAGGGCGGCGTCGACGAGCTGCACATCGTCTTCACGGAATTCGTGTCGATGATGACGCAGAACGCGGTCGACGGCCGGATGCTGCCGCTCAGCCTCGACCAGGCCGCGGAGGAGACCGGTGCGAAGGGCGAGATCCTTCCGCTGTTCGAATTCGAGCCGTCGGCGGAGGACGTCCTCGACGCCCTCCTGCCGCGCTACGTCGAGAGCCGCATCTACAACGCACTGCTGCAGTCGGCCGCTTCCGAGCACGCCGCCCGCCGTCGTGCGATGAAGTCGGCCACCGACAACGCCGGGGACCTCATCAAGAGCCTCTCCCGGCTTGCCAACGCGGCCCGCCAGGCCGAAATCACCCAGGAAATCAGCGAGATCGTCGGTGGCGCGAGCGCCATGGCTGACGCGACCGCGGGGAGTGACAAGTAA